Proteins encoded by one window of Heliomicrobium undosum:
- a CDS encoding carboxymuconolactone decarboxylase family protein, whose translation MNAESRWERGYKKLLEVDGHAGETVKNSLNEISPDLVRYIVEYAFGDIYCRDGLDLKSKEIAVVAALTAMGNAQPQLKVHLNGALNVGCTINEVKEIILQMSAYSGFPTCINAMNALRDVLQERSARGIADPVGDAPTNAAGPGNAATPDHSAGSDADRYARGAQALSLLDDQQVARLEQAYADFSPHLVKLILSNYADVYARDNLDKKYRQVATIAALTALGNAQPQLKFHIHAGLNVGLEAAQIIEIMLLMTVYAGFPAAINGTNVLKEVLQERNRER comes from the coding sequence ATGAACGCGGAAAGCCGCTGGGAACGAGGTTATAAAAAACTGCTCGAAGTGGATGGACACGCCGGAGAAACGGTGAAGAACAGCCTCAATGAGATCTCGCCCGATCTGGTGCGCTACATCGTGGAGTACGCCTTCGGCGACATCTATTGCCGAGACGGCTTGGATCTGAAATCGAAGGAAATCGCAGTCGTCGCGGCGTTGACGGCGATGGGCAACGCGCAGCCCCAATTGAAGGTCCATCTTAACGGCGCCTTGAACGTCGGCTGCACCATCAACGAAGTGAAAGAGATCATCCTGCAGATGTCGGCCTATTCCGGATTTCCCACCTGCATCAATGCCATGAACGCCTTGCGGGATGTCCTCCAGGAACGCAGCGCGCGAGGGATCGCCGATCCGGTCGGTGATGCCCCGACGAATGCGGCAGGCCCCGGTAACGCCGCGACCCCGGACCATTCGGCGGGCTCGGACGCAGACCGCTATGCGCGGGGCGCCCAGGCGCTTTCGCTGTTGGACGATCAGCAGGTGGCGCGGCTGGAACAGGCCTATGCCGACTTTTCCCCGCACCTGGTCAAGCTCATCCTGAGCAACTATGCCGATGTGTACGCCAGGGACAACCTCGATAAAAAATACCGCCAAGTCGCCACGATCGCGGCGTTGACGGCACTGGGCAATGCGCAGCCTCAACTCAAGTTTCATATCCACGCGGGGTTGAATGTGGGCCTGGAAGCGGCGCAGATCATCGAGATCATGTTGTTGATGACGGTCTATGCGGGGTTTCCTGCGGCGATCAACGGGACCAATGTGTTGAAGGAAGTCTTGCAGGAGAGAAATCGCGAACGCTAA